From a single Nymphaea colorata isolate Beijing-Zhang1983 chromosome 4, ASM883128v2, whole genome shotgun sequence genomic region:
- the LOC116253135 gene encoding acidic endochitinase-like, with the protein MASSSWPCFLLLLCVVTTLTINVRADQMAIYWGSHMENLNNADLRATCETKHFSHVSLAFLTNFGNGRTPRPDFGTVCDVETDGCKSLQEDINACQQLGVKVLLSIGGLDENKYTLASAQEANQLAAHIFDVYMSGNGIDGPLGRVKLDGVDFYVNDASTSAYWDVLAQDLKQLDENMILTASQGCSHSAGQADIPLYNALKTGLFSKVWPRFYDQTCSYNRRDTAAFEASVQSWATEFSDMDFYLGILANPDHKEKGFISPRELPGALKIARQHENFQGVMLWNRYLDVKFLEDGNRAPYSDLIYGIVNPSSNMRTRAGF; encoded by the coding sequence atggcTTCCTCCTCTTGGCCTtgcttccttctcctcctttgtgTGGTCACTACCCTCACCATCAATGTCCGTGCTGACCAAATGGCCATCTATTGGGGATCGCACATGGAAAACCTGAATAATGCTGATCTCAGGGCCACATGCGAAACCAAACACTTCAGCCACGTGAGCTTGGCCTTCCTCACCAACTTCGGCAACGGCCGAACGCCGAGGCCCGACTTCGGTACCGTCTGCGACGTTGAGACCGATGGCTGTAAGAGCCTTCAGGAGGATATCAACGCCTGCCAACAACTCGGTGTGAAAGTGCTGCTTTCTATTGGAGGGCTGGACGAGAACAAGTACACGCTGGCGTCGGCGCAGGAGGCCAACCAGCTGGCCGCCCACATCTTCGACGTCTACATGAGCGGCAATGGCATCGACGGTCCCCTCGGCAGGGTAAAGCTAGATGGCGTCGACTTCTACGTCAACGACGCCTCGACAAGCGCCTATTGGGACGTGCTTGCACAGGACCTAAAGCAGCTGGACGAGAACATGATCCTGACAGCATCCCAGGGGTGCAGTCACTCCGCCGGCCAAGCAGACATACCGCTCTACAACGCGCTGAAGACGGGGCTGTTCAGCAAGGTGTGGCCGCGCTTCTATGACCAAACCTGCTCTTACAATCGAAGGGACACCGCAGCCTTTGAGGCGTCTGTGCAGAGCTGGGCCACGGAGTTCAGCGACATGGACTTCTACTTGGGGATCCTTGCCAACCCTGACCACAAGGAGAAAGGCTTTATCTCGCCTAGGGAGCTTCCAGGTGCACTGAAGATCGCGCGTCAGCATGAGAACTTCCAGGGGGTAATGCTGTGGAACAGGTACTTGGACGTGAAGTTCCTTGAAGACGGCAACCGTGCACCCTACAGTGACCTCATATATGGCATCGTCAACCCCAGTAGCAATATGAGGACCCGTGCTGGTTTCTAA
- the LOC116253258 gene encoding acidic endochitinase-like, producing the protein MASSCSLPFLFLLCMATAFTINVHADQMAIYWGSHMKNLNNADLRATCETKHFSHVSLAFLTNFGNGRTPRLDFGTACDAESGGCKSLQEDIAACQQLGVKVLLSIGGLNEQEYTLASAQEANQLAAHIYDVYLSGNGIDGPLGKVKLDGVDFYVNDASTHNYWDVLAQDLKQLDEDMTLTASQGCDHTAGQADIPLYNALKTGLFSKMWPRFYGQPCTYHPKHTAAFEASLQNWATDFSNMDLYLGIIANPDTEEQRFISPKELPGALKIARQHENFKGVMLWNRYLDVKFHEDGNRAPYSDLIYRIVNPSNNIRMPAGF; encoded by the coding sequence atgGCGTCCTCCTGTTCACtgcccttcctcttcctcctttgcATGGCCACTGCCTTCACCATCAATGTCCATGCCGATCAAATGGCCATCTATTGGGGATCGCACATGAAAAACTTGAACAACGCTGATCTCAGGGCCACATGCGAAACTAAACACTTCAGCCACGTGAGCTTGGCCTTCCTCACCAACTTCGGCAACGGCCGAACGCCGAGACTCGACTTCGGTACCGCTTGTGATGCTGAGTCCGGCGGCTGCAAGAGCCTTCAGGAGGACATCGCCGCCTGCCAACAGCTCGGAGTGAAGGTGCTTCTCTCCATTGGAGGGCTCAACGAGCAAGAATACACGTTGGCATCAGCGCAGGAGGCCAACCAGCTGGCCGCCCACATCTACGACGTCTACCTTAGCGGCAACGGCATCGATGGCCCCCTCGGCAAGGTGAAGCTCGATGGCGTCGACTTCTACGTCAACGACGCCTCGACGCACAACTACTGGGATGTGCTGGCACAGGACCTGAAGCAACTAGACGAGGACATGACCCTAACGGCATCCCAAGGTTGTGACCACACTGCCGGCCAAGCAGACATACCGCTCTACAACGCACTCAAGACGGGGCTCTTCAGCAAGATGTGGCCACGCTTCTACGGCCAACCCTGCACCTACCACCCAAAGCATACAGCAGCCTTTGAGGCGTCGTTGCAGAACTGGGCCACGGACTTCAGCAACATGGATTTGTACTTGGGGATCATTGCCAACCCCGACACCGAGGAGCAACGCTTTATCTCGCCTAAGGAGCTTCCAGGTGCACTGAAGATAGCACGCCAGCACGAGAACTTCAAAGGAGTGATGCTGTGGAACAGGTACTTGGACGTGAAGTTCCATGAGGATGGCAACCGCGCACCCTACAGCGACCTTATATATCGCATCGTCAACCCTAGTAACAATATCAGAATGCCTGCTGGTTTCTGA
- the LOC116253441 gene encoding acidic endochitinase-like, with amino-acid sequence MVSSSSLPFLLLLCMATALTINVHADQMAIYWGSHMKNLNNADLRATCETKHFSHVSLAFLTNFGNGRTPRLDFGTACDAESGGCKSLQEDIAACQQLGVKVLLSIGGLDEQQYTLASAQEANQLAAHIYDVYLSGNGIDGPLGKVKLDGVDFYVNDASTHGYWDVLAQDLKQLDEDMTLTASQGCDHTAGQADIPLYNALKTELFSKMWPRFYGQPCTYHPRHTAAFEASLQNWATDFSNMDLYLGIIANPDTEEQRFISPRELPGALKIARQHENFQGVMLWNRYLDVKFLEDGNRAPYSDLIYGIVNPSSNMRMRAGF; translated from the exons atggtgTCCTCCTCTTCCCTgcccttccttctcctcctttgcATGGCGACTGCTTTAACCATCAACGTCCATGCTGATCAAATGGCTATCTATTGGGGATCGCACATGAAAAACTTGAACAACGCTGATCTCAGGGCCACATGCGAAACTAAACACTTCAGCCACGTGAGCTTGGCCTTCCTCACCAACTTCGGCAACGGCCGAACGCCGAGACTCGACTTCGGTACCGCTTGTGATGCTGAGTCCGGCGGCTGCAAGAGCCTTCAGGAGGACATTGCCGCCTGCCAACAACTCGGAGTGAAGGTGCTTCTCTCTATTGGAGGGCTCGACGAGCAACAGTACACCTTGGCATCGGCGCAGGAAGCCAACCAGCTGGCCGCCCACATCTACGACGTCTACCTTAGCGGCAACGGCATCGATGGCCCCCTCGGCAAGGTGAAGCTCGATGGCGTCGACTTCTACGTCAACGACGCCTCGACGCACGGCTACTGGGATGTGCTGGCACAGGACCTGAAGCAACTGGACGAGGACATGACCCTAACGGCATCCCAAGGTTGTGACCACACCGCCGGCCAAGCAGACATACCGCTCTACAACGCACTCAAGACGGAGCTGTTCAGCAAGATGTGGCCACGCTTCTACGGCCAACCCTGCACCTACCACCCAAGGCATACAGCAGCCTTTGAGGCGTCGTTGCAGAACTGGGCCACGGACTTCAGCAACATGGACTTGTACTTGGGGATCATTGCCAACCCCGACACCGAGGAGCAACGCTTTATCTCGCCTAGGGAGCTTCCAG GTGCACTGAAGATCGCGCGTCAGCATGAGAACTTCCAGGGGGTAATGCTGTGGAACAGGTACTTGGACGTGAAGTTCCTTGAAGACGGCAACCGTGCACCCTACAGTGACCTCATATATGGCATCGTCAACCCCAGTAGCAATATGAGGATGCGTGCTGGTTTCTAA
- the LOC116253260 gene encoding acidic endochitinase-like, whose translation MASSSWPSFLFLLCMVTTFTINVHADQMAIYWGSHMKNLNNADLRATCETKHFSHVSLAFLTNFGNGRTPRPDFGTACDAETGGCKSLQEDIAACQQLGVKVLLSIGGLNEQQYTLASAQEANQLAAHIYDVYMSGNGVDGPLGKVKLDGVDFYVNDASTHAYWDVLAQDLKQLDENMILTASQGCNHVAGQADIPLYNALKTGLFSKIWPRFYGQPCTYHPRDTAAFEAAVQSWATEFSDMDVYLGILANPDYEEQRFISPRELPGALKIARQHENFQGVMLWNRYLDVKFLEDGNRAPYSDLIYGIVNPSSNMRMRAGF comes from the coding sequence atggctTCCTCCTCCTGGccttccttccttttcctcctttgCATGGTCACTACCTTCACCATCAATGTCCACGCTGATCAAATGGCCATCTATTGGGGATCGCACATGAAAAACTTGAATAACGCTGATCTCAGGGCCACATGCGAAACTAAACACTTCAGCCACGTGAGCTTGGCCTTCCTCACCAACTTCGGCAATGGCCGAACCCCGAGGCCAGACTTCGGTACCGCTTGTGATGCTGAGACCGGCGGCTGCAAGAGCCTTCAGGAGGACATCGCCGCCTGCCAACAGCTCGGAGTGAAGGTGCTTCTCTCTATTGGAGGGCTCAACGAGCAACAATACACGTTGGCATCGGCGCAGGAGGCCAACCAGCTGGCCGCCCACATCTACGATGTCTACATGAGCGGCAATGGCGTCGACGGCCCCCTCGGCAAGGTAAAGCTAGATGGCGTGGACTTCTACGTCAACGACGCCTCGACACATGCCTACTGGGACGTGCTTGCACAGGACCTGAAGCAGCTAGACGAGAACATGATCCTGACAGCATCTCAGGGGTGCAACCACGTCGCCGGCCAAGCGGACATACCGCTCTACAACGCGCTGAAGACGGGGCTGTTCAGCAAGATCTGGCCGCGCTTCTATGGCCAACCCTGCACTTACCATCCAAGGGACACCGCAGCCTTTGAGGCGGCTGTGCAGAGCTGGGCCACGGAGTTCAGCGACATGGACGTCTACTTGGGGATCCTCGCCAACCCTGACTACGAGGAGCAACGCTTTATCTCACCTAGGGAGCTTCCAGGTGCACTGAAGATCGCGCGTCAGCATGAGAACTTCCAAGGGGTAATGCTGTGGAACAGGTACTTGGACGTGAAGTTCCTTGAAGACGGCAACCGTGCACCCTACAGTGACCTCATATATGGCATCGTCAACCCCAGTAGCAATATGAGGATGCGTGCTGGTTTCTAA
- the LOC116253261 gene encoding acidic endochitinase-like: MASSCSLPFLFLLCMATAFTINVHADQMAIYWGSHMKNLNNADLRATCETKHFSHVSLAFLTNFGNGRTPRLDFGTACDAESGGCKSLQEDIATCQQLGVKVLLSIGGLNEQQYTLASAQEANQLAAHIYDVYLSGNGIDGPLGKVKLDGVDFYVNDASTQGYWDVLAQDLKQLDEDMILTASQGCDHTVGQADIPLYNALKTGLFSKMWPRFYGQPCTYHPRHTAAFEASVQNWATEFSRIDFYLGILANPDYEERGFIRPKELPGALKIARQNDNYKGVMLWNRYLDVKFLEDGNSAPYSDLIERIVNPSSNIRMPAGF, encoded by the coding sequence atggcGTCCTCCTGTTCACtgcccttcctcttcctcctttgcATGGCCACTGCCTTCACCATCAATGTCCATGCCGATCAAATGGCCATCTATTGGGGATCACACATGAAAAACTTGAACAACGCTGATCTCAGGGCCACATGCGAAACTAAACACTTCAGCCACGTGAGCTTGGCCTTCCTCACCAACTTCGGCAACGGCCGAACGCCGAGACTCGACTTCGGTACCGCTTGTGATGCTGAGTCCGGCGGCTGCAAGAGCCTTCAGGAGGACATCGCCACCTGCCAACAGCTCGGAGTGAAGGTGCTTCTCTCCATTGGAGGGCTCAACGAGCAACAATACACGTTGGCATCAGCGCAGGAGGCCAACCAGCTGGCCGCCCACATCTACGACGTCTACCTTAGCGGCAACGGCATCGATGGCCCCCTCGGCAAGGTGAAGCTCGATGGCGTCGACTTCTACGTCAACGACGCCTCGACGCAAGGCTACTGGGATGTGCTGGCACAGGACCTAAAGCAACTTGACGAGGACATGATCCTAACGGCATCCCAAGGTTGTGACCACACTGTCGGCCAAGCGGACATACCGCTCTACAACGCGCTCAAGACGGGGCTCTTCAGCAAGATGTGGCCACGCTTCTACGGCCAACCCTGCACCTACCACCCAAGGCACACAGCAGCCTTTGAGGCGTCGGTGCAGAACTGGGCCACGGAGTTCAGCAGGATCGACTTCTACTTGGGAATCCTTGCCAACCCTGACTATGAGGAGCGAGGCTTTATCAGGCCTAAGGAACTTCCAGGTGCATTGAAGATCGCGCGTCAGAATGACAACTACAAAGGGGTGATGCTGTGGAACAGGTACTTGGATGTGAAGTTCCTTGAGGATGGCAACAGCGCACCCTACAGCGACCTCATCGAACGCATCGTCAATCCCAGTAGTAATATCAGAATGCCCGCTGGTTTCTGA
- the LOC116253262 gene encoding acidic endochitinase-like encodes MAAFSWPSFLLLLCVVTTFTINVHADQMAIYWGSHMKNLNNADLRATCETKHFSHVSLAFLTNFGNGRTPRPDFGAACDAETDGCKSLQEDINACQQLGVKVLLSIGGQDENRYTLASAQEANQLAAHIYDVYMSGNGVDGPLGKVKLDGVDFYVNDASSSAYWDVLAQDLKQLDENMILTASQGCNHTAGQADIPLYNALRTGLFSKVWPRFYGQACTYQPRDTAAFKASVQSWATEFSDMDFYLGILANPDYEEQRFISPRELPGALKIARQHENFQGVMLWNRYLDVKFLEDGNRAPYSDIIYGIVNPSSNMRTRAGF; translated from the coding sequence ATGGCTGCCTTCTCTTGGccttccttccttctcctcctttgcGTGGTCACTACCTTCACCATCAATGTCCATGCTGACCAAATGGCCATCTATTGGGGATCGCACATGAAAAACCTGAATAACGCTGATCTCAGGGCCACATGCGAAACTAAACACTTCAGCCACGTGAGCTTGGCCTTCCTCACCAACTTCGGCAATGGCCGAACGCCAAGGCCTGACTTCGGTGCTGCCTGCGACGCTGAAACCGACGGCTGCAAGAGCCTTCAGGAGGACATCAACGCCTGCCAGCAACTCGGGGTGAAGGTGCTGCTCTCTATTGGAGGGCAAGATGAGAACAGGTATACGTTGGCGTCGGCGCAGGAGGCCAACCAGCTGGCCGCCCACATCTACGACGTCTACATGAGTGGCAACGGCGTCGATGGCCCTCTCGGCAAAGTGAAGCTAGATGGCGTGGACTTCTACGTCAACGACGCCTCGTCAAGCGCCTATTGGGACGTTCTTGCACAAGACCTGAAGCAGCTGGACGAGAACATGATCCTGACAGCATCCCAAGGGTGCAACCACACCGCCGGCCAGGCGGACATACCGCTCTACAACGCGCTTAGGACGGGGCTGTTCAGCAAGGTGTGGCCGAGGTTTTATGGCCAAGCCTGCACTTACCAGCCAAGGGACACCGCAGCCTTCAAGGCTTCTGTGCAGAGCTGGGCCACAGAGTTCAGCGACATGGACTTCTACTTGGGGATCCTCGCCAACCCTGACTACGAGGAGCAACGCTTTATCTCACCTAGGGAGCTTCCAGGTGCACTGAAGATCGCGCGTCAGCATGAGAACTTCCAAGGGGTAATGCTGTGGAACAGGTACTTGGACGTGAAGTTCCTTGAGGACGGCAACCGTGCACCTTACAGTGACATCATATATGGCATCGTCAACCCCAGTAGCAATATGAGGACCCGTGCTGGTTTCTAA